The Hypanus sabinus isolate sHypSab1 chromosome 1, sHypSab1.hap1, whole genome shotgun sequence genome contains a region encoding:
- the LOC132393564 gene encoding complement C1q tumor necrosis factor-related protein 3-like, whose amino-acid sequence MNKTQDIISLKLKISHIEQEVSALRNNVPRVVFNSRVSFGRNPSSLNTLTYDSVLLNEGLGYDPTFGIFTAPVAGVYSFTFSLLGRRVTVESLVQLMKNGVIQRYIQSRLGRSQQQTSSGSTTMWLGAGDTVWVELARGIAWSELDSLSFQAFLLQRT is encoded by the exons ATGAATAAGACACAGGACATCATATCTCTCAAACTGAAGATCTCCCACATCGAGCAGGAGGTTTCTGCCCTCCGCAACA ATGTGCCGAGGGTTGTCTTCAACTCGCGAGTCTCCTTCGGAAGGAACCCCAGCTCGCTGAACACGCTGACCTATGACAGTGTCCTGCTCAACGAGGGCCTAGGTTATGATCCCACCTTTGGCATCTTCACAGCCCCCGTGGCGGGGGTCTACTCCTTCACCTTCTCGCTGCTGGGGAGGCGGGTCACAGTGGAGTCGCTCGTACAGCTCATGAAGAACGGGGTGATCCAGAGATACATCCAGAGCCGGCTGGGGCGGTCACAGCAGCAGACCTCCTCGGGCAGCACCACAATGTGGCTTGGAGCAGGGGACACGGTGTGGGTGGAGCTCGCCCGGGGCATTGCCTGGAGTGAGCTGGACTCCCTCAGCTTCCAGGCATTCCTCCTGCAGAGGACCTGA